A genome region from Nitrospira sp. includes the following:
- a CDS encoding YDG domain-containing protein yields the protein MISPTTPMKVASPDHADRRNGWFGYAGHLTGLLMVALVAGHGTGLAEPPAPTQLPTGEQVVGGAATISRQQATMTINQSTSRAAIDWHTFDIGSQAHVNIRQPSTDSVLFNRIQGNNPSQIFGGLTANGQVYLSNPSGFYFAPSASVNVGGLVATTHQLSLDEFMAGRDRFSRNGSTGGILNEGQLKAALGGYIALLAPEVRNHGVIMAELGTVALAAGEAYELRFDPARRLEGLRVEPAQIRTLVENKQAVLAPGGLIVLSAQGASQLQGSVVRHDGTLEASSLVSKGGRIMLEGDAITLGAHSTIAASGATGGGEVLVGGGWQGSGEMRQATTVTMASDSHIDVSATQRGDGGTAVLWSDVRNPAGSTRVAGSILANGGPEGGDGGRVETSGYHLDVDQAQVTAGAPRGQGGRWLLDPVGNTTLSDASSIVSSLNSGTSVEYFVDNGHLTMATNINKTSGGDATLTIKADGNIAFINQNQSITSTSGRLNTLLWADQDSSVGGWLLLNPGTSIQTNGGGLWMGGGSGTMSWTPYAGGSPITVGSGAATAFGSADIYRYGGINLSGGGGSSIRLNAGAGNVYLSGTNISTADSYLTGTRLFNTQITGAGVTLIGSGSAGNSTFANHWGVSLESASSITASGTVTLNGTGGGSSASGGNHYGVLLDNSTISTTSNPITITGTGGSSVGANNHGVRLSGTASVHATSGQISITGTGGGSGGSSNNDGVAIEGSGGSVYTTGSSTVALTGTKGLGANSEGIATNLSVGGTATLGHARQTGNLDLVASNISFGSTGTSQILGTGAASITPLNATSAFTAAGDFSNLALSSSLTGLTIGNRVNTADITLGRVTSIDGPVNLYGGNVNLNANLSTTNATTGDVSITASTGLTGSSGITLANGRTLTVTQSGNTTYNGVISGSGAGLTKLGIGDLSLGGASTYTGATTVSGGILSLAAADRLPDSTALTVDAGATFSLNGFNETVGSIAGNGLIVNGAVVRDGLVLWLDAGNTSSYNGTGNTWYDLSGNGYHSTIYGSPTYSSANSLFTFANNSQYVRLSTLPANFLGSTVTGITIFSVANFGATAENWERVVDLGNAGAGGNAPNHNIILSRAGTASRLNFEIYTDTNSANPHAVGTNSAITNGKSSYAGTADGTNFKIFKDGTLNTTTAQTALPTAVTRNDNFIGKSNWTGDDTFRGDIGTLMVYNRALSAAEIAKNHQLLFNRSEATLTVGGNNASSTFSGQIENGVGTLNLVKQGSGTLTLTGANSYAGTTTVSAGTLAVGNGGSTGTLGSGVVTSNAALVFNRSGNVALSTMASNAGGIGGTGSVSATASGDLTIDRSISVGGPVTLTASNGNLAISSAVSTPASTITLSAGSGGTVTQGVSGSLSATNLALLGGNVTLEHSANAISTLAASGVTTLTYADNNALTIGTVGATTGINATGPVRIETLSGDLTVAQNIATTNTGTSALILNAGKATAAGTATGGNLLISGAPTMTIGSGGRATLYSGSISGSTGLTGLVGSGSGRFRYNSDESTTNYTLALGSGLHGIYRENPTVSVAVENKTMTYGDALPTWTYTTSGMVNGDQLAQAFASPSVSVGGTTSTSGRYTAGNHTLTASGMTSSQLGYAVGTLTTGTMTVNTKSATLSGLTAADKVYDGTTAATVAHSGASFSGLVAGDTVTASGTTGTFATKQVGTGKTVTLTGTTYGGADAGNYTFTDQSSTTAAITAKAATLSGLTAADKVYDGTTTATVAHSGASFSGLVAGDTVTASGTTGTFATKQVGTGKTVTLTGTTYGGADAGNYTFTDQSSTTAAITAKAATLSGLTAADKVYDGTTAATVAHSGASFSGLVAGDTVTASGTTGTFATKQVGTGKTVTLTGTTYGGADAGNYTFTDQSSTTAAITAKAAALSGLTAADKVYDGTTAATVAHSGASFSGLVAGDTVTASGTTGTFATKQVGTGKTVTLTGTTYGGADAGNYTFTDQSSTTAAITAKAATLSGLTAADKVYDGTTAATVAHSGASFSGLVAGDTVTASGTTGTFATKQVGTGKTVTLTGTTYGGADAGNYTFTDQSSTTAAITAKAATLSGLTAADKVYDGTTAATVAHSGASFSGLVAGDTVTASGTTGTFATKQVGTGKTVTLTGTTYGGADAGNYTFTDQSSTTAAITAKAAALSGLTAADKVYDGTTAATVAHSGASFSGLVAGDTVTASGTTGTFATKQVGTGKTVTLTGTTYGGADAGNYTFTDQSSTTAAITAKAATLSGLTAADKVYDGTTAATVAHSGASFSGLVAGDTVTASGTTGTFATKQVGTGKTVTLTGTTYGGADAGNYTFTDQSSTTAAITAKALAIDLQGQGTRVYDGTTTILLNSVTPSLTGVVSGDTVNVATGNVTGFLDKNAGTNKAVIYSGFGLSGADAGNYELSTGSASSTASITPKAVTVSGLTAANKVYDGTTSATVAHSGATFTGLVAGDTVTASGTIGIFADALVGVAKPVTLTGTVYGGADAGNYAFTHQTATSASIVARNTSSQFQQYLGGITQLSQNYKPVPGSSSTLPPQSLPLVSDIRASTGGAGTAGLATLFPIDGLIVNWIREHSVDGTRIVTVSIPQSIIARGDMISFELPEDLITALTTTPNLFAQTNGNPLPVWLEYNETKGQFRIAEPATISSLPYEVVANLDQSRVLVRIDTR from the coding sequence ATGATCTCGCCCACGACTCCGATGAAAGTCGCTAGCCCAGACCACGCAGATCGACGGAATGGATGGTTCGGTTACGCGGGACATCTCACGGGCCTGCTGATGGTCGCACTGGTCGCCGGACATGGTACTGGACTCGCCGAGCCACCGGCGCCGACCCAATTGCCGACAGGAGAACAGGTGGTAGGTGGCGCCGCGACCATCAGCCGGCAGCAGGCCACCATGACCATCAATCAGAGTACCTCCCGGGCCGCCATCGATTGGCACACCTTTGATATCGGCAGCCAGGCCCACGTCAATATCCGGCAACCGTCGACCGATAGTGTCCTCTTCAACCGCATCCAAGGCAACAATCCGAGCCAGATTTTCGGTGGACTGACCGCCAATGGACAAGTGTACCTTTCCAATCCGAGCGGGTTTTATTTTGCGCCGAGTGCGTCCGTCAACGTCGGCGGACTCGTCGCCACCACACACCAACTCAGTCTTGATGAATTCATGGCCGGGCGCGATCGTTTCAGCCGCAACGGGTCCACCGGCGGCATCCTCAACGAAGGCCAACTGAAAGCGGCCTTGGGTGGTTACATCGCCCTGCTGGCTCCCGAGGTTCGTAATCACGGCGTCATCATGGCCGAACTCGGTACCGTCGCACTGGCGGCAGGCGAAGCCTACGAATTGCGTTTCGATCCGGCACGACGCCTGGAGGGTCTTCGTGTCGAGCCCGCCCAGATTCGAACGCTGGTCGAAAACAAACAGGCAGTGCTGGCTCCAGGCGGATTGATTGTGCTCTCGGCACAGGGAGCCAGTCAGCTCCAAGGGAGCGTCGTCCGTCATGATGGAACGCTCGAAGCCTCCAGCTTGGTCAGCAAGGGCGGGCGCATCATGTTGGAAGGAGATGCCATTACCCTGGGGGCACATTCGACCATTGCGGCCTCAGGGGCGACCGGCGGCGGAGAAGTGTTAGTCGGCGGCGGGTGGCAAGGCTCCGGCGAGATGCGACAGGCGACCACCGTGACGATGGCATCCGACTCGCACATTGATGTCAGCGCCACACAACGCGGCGACGGAGGCACAGCCGTCCTCTGGAGCGATGTACGGAACCCAGCCGGCAGCACACGCGTGGCGGGCAGTATTCTCGCCAATGGCGGCCCCGAAGGAGGAGATGGAGGCCGTGTCGAAACATCCGGCTACCACCTTGATGTTGACCAGGCACAGGTGACGGCCGGCGCACCGCGCGGCCAGGGAGGCCGGTGGTTGCTGGACCCGGTTGGTAACACCACCTTATCCGATGCCAGCAGCATCGTCAGTTCACTCAACAGCGGCACCAGCGTCGAGTACTTTGTCGACAACGGTCACCTGACGATGGCCACCAACATCAACAAGACCAGCGGTGGCGACGCCACGCTCACGATAAAGGCCGACGGCAACATCGCCTTCATCAACCAAAACCAGTCGATCACGTCCACCTCCGGCCGGTTGAACACACTGCTGTGGGCCGATCAAGACAGTTCTGTCGGCGGCTGGTTGCTGTTGAATCCCGGCACCAGCATCCAAACCAACGGCGGCGGCCTCTGGATGGGCGGTGGCAGCGGCACCATGAGCTGGACGCCGTATGCCGGCGGCTCCCCAATCACCGTGGGCAGCGGTGCGGCCACCGCGTTCGGCTCGGCCGATATCTATCGTTATGGAGGGATCAACTTGAGCGGCGGCGGCGGGTCCAGCATCAGGCTGAACGCCGGGGCAGGCAACGTGTATCTGAGTGGCACCAACATCTCCACCGCAGACAGTTACCTGACCGGTACGCGCCTCTTCAACACGCAGATTACCGGCGCCGGGGTGACCTTGATCGGCAGCGGCAGCGCCGGGAACAGCACCTTTGCCAATCATTGGGGGGTCAGCCTGGAGTCAGCCTCCAGTATCACCGCGTCCGGAACCGTGACGCTCAACGGCACGGGCGGTGGCAGCAGCGCCAGCGGCGGTAACCATTATGGCGTGTTGCTGGATAACTCGACGATCAGCACCACGAGCAACCCCATCACCATCACCGGTACCGGCGGCAGTTCCGTCGGCGCCAACAACCATGGCGTCAGGCTCAGTGGTACCGCGTCGGTTCACGCCACTTCAGGCCAGATCAGCATCACAGGCACGGGAGGTGGTTCGGGTGGTTCCAGCAACAACGATGGTGTGGCCATCGAGGGCAGCGGGGGCTCGGTGTACACCACCGGCAGCAGCACCGTAGCGCTGACCGGTACCAAAGGGCTCGGCGCAAACTCCGAAGGCATTGCGACCAACCTATCCGTCGGCGGGACGGCAACGTTGGGCCATGCCAGGCAAACCGGTAACCTCGACCTGGTGGCCTCCAATATCTCCTTTGGCAGCACCGGCACCAGCCAGATACTGGGCACCGGTGCGGCGAGCATTACGCCACTGAACGCGACGAGCGCGTTCACCGCCGCCGGCGACTTCAGCAACCTGGCGCTGAGCAGCAGCCTGACAGGCCTGACCATCGGCAACAGGGTGAACACGGCGGACATCACGCTGGGGAGGGTAACCAGCATCGACGGGCCGGTCAACCTGTACGGCGGCAACGTCAACCTCAACGCCAACCTCTCCACCACCAACGCGACCACAGGGGATGTGAGCATCACCGCCAGCACCGGCCTCACCGGCAGCAGCGGCATCACCTTGGCCAATGGACGCACACTCACCGTCACGCAAAGCGGCAATACAACCTACAACGGGGTGATCAGCGGGAGCGGAGCCGGCTTGACCAAACTGGGTATCGGCGATCTCAGTCTCGGCGGCGCCAGCACCTATACTGGTGCGACCACGGTGAGCGGCGGCATCCTGTCGCTGGCCGCGGCCGACCGCCTGCCCGACAGCACCGCTCTCACTGTGGACGCCGGCGCCACCTTCAGCCTGAACGGCTTCAACGAGACGGTGGGCTCCATCGCCGGCAACGGCCTCATCGTCAACGGCGCTGTGGTGCGCGACGGCCTGGTGTTGTGGCTGGACGCGGGCAACACCTCCTCGTACAACGGAACTGGCAACACGTGGTATGACCTGAGCGGCAATGGGTACCACAGCACGATCTACGGGAGTCCTACCTATTCCAGCGCCAATAGTCTCTTCACGTTTGCCAATAACAGTCAGTACGTGCGCCTCTCAACACTTCCGGCCAATTTTCTCGGTAGTACGGTCACTGGCATAACGATATTCAGCGTGGCCAACTTCGGCGCCACCGCCGAGAACTGGGAACGTGTGGTCGATTTGGGCAATGCCGGCGCAGGTGGCAATGCCCCCAACCACAACATCATCCTGTCACGCGCCGGCACTGCCAGCCGGCTGAACTTCGAGATTTACACCGACACGAACTCGGCCAACCCTCACGCAGTCGGCACCAACAGCGCCATTACCAACGGCAAGTCCAGCTATGCCGGCACGGCTGACGGCACCAATTTCAAGATCTTCAAGGACGGGACACTCAACACCACCACCGCCCAAACCGCGCTACCCACCGCCGTGACACGCAACGACAACTTCATCGGCAAGAGCAACTGGACAGGGGACGATACATTCCGCGGAGACATCGGCACCCTGATGGTTTACAACCGTGCCCTCTCAGCGGCCGAGATCGCCAAGAATCACCAGTTGCTGTTCAACCGCAGTGAAGCCACGCTGACGGTGGGAGGGAACAATGCCAGCAGCACCTTCAGTGGTCAGATTGAAAACGGCGTGGGGACGTTGAATCTTGTGAAACAAGGCAGTGGCACACTCACGCTCACCGGTGCCAACAGCTATGCCGGCACGACCACGGTGTCCGCTGGTACGCTGGCAGTGGGCAATGGGGGCAGCACGGGGACATTGGGCAGCGGCGTGGTGACGAGCAATGCGGCATTGGTGTTCAACCGCTCGGGCAACGTGGCACTCAGTACGATGGCCTCAAACGCCGGCGGCATCGGGGGCACCGGCAGCGTCAGCGCCACCGCGTCCGGCGACCTCACGATCGATCGATCCATCAGCGTCGGTGGGCCGGTCACGCTGACGGCCAGCAACGGCAATCTCGCTATCAGCAGTGCGGTTTCCACGCCCGCCAGTACGATCACGCTGAGTGCCGGCAGCGGTGGTACTGTGACCCAGGGGGTCAGCGGCTCGCTGAGCGCAACGAACCTGGCTCTGTTGGGCGGCAACGTCACGCTTGAACACAGCGCCAATGCCATCTCAACCTTAGCGGCCAGTGGCGTCACGACGTTGACCTATGCCGATAACAATGCGTTGACCATCGGCACGGTCGGTGCGACCACCGGCATCAACGCAACGGGGCCTGTCCGCATCGAAACCTTGAGTGGTGACTTGACGGTCGCCCAGAATATCGCCACCACCAACACAGGAACCTCCGCACTGATCCTCAATGCCGGGAAAGCCACGGCTGCTGGGACCGCGACCGGCGGGAACCTGCTGATTAGTGGGGCGCCGACGATGACGATTGGCTCGGGAGGTCGTGCCACGTTGTATTCCGGGAGCATCAGCGGCAGCACCGGACTCACCGGCCTAGTCGGGAGCGGCAGCGGCCGCTTCCGATATAACAGCGACGAATCCACCACGAACTACACGTTAGCGCTCGGCAGTGGGCTGCATGGCATCTACCGAGAAAATCCCACCGTCAGTGTCGCGGTAGAGAATAAGACGATGACCTACGGAGACGCGCTGCCGACGTGGACCTATACCACCAGCGGCATGGTCAACGGCGACCAATTAGCACAGGCGTTTGCGAGTCCGAGTGTGTCAGTCGGTGGGACCACCTCGACCAGTGGTCGCTATACCGCGGGCAACCATACGCTGACCGCATCGGGTATGACGAGCAGCCAACTTGGGTATGCAGTCGGTACGCTCACAACCGGCACAATGACCGTCAATACCAAGTCGGCCACCCTCAGCGGCCTGACCGCCGCCGATAAAGTCTACGACGGGACGACGGCGGCCACGGTCGCGCACAGCGGCGCCAGTTTCAGCGGCCTCGTGGCCGGCGATACCGTCACGGCCTCAGGCACCACCGGCACCTTCGCCACCAAGCAGGTCGGCACCGGCAAGACCGTCACCTTGACCGGCACCACCTACGGTGGCGCCGATGCCGGCAACTACACGTTCACCGACCAGAGCAGCACCACCGCGGCCATCACGGCCAAGGCGGCCACCCTCAGCGGCCTGACCGCCGCCGATAAAGTCTACGACGGGACGACGACGGCCACGGTCGCCCACAGCGGCGCCAGTTTCAGCGGCCTCGTGGCCGGCGATACCGTCACGGCCTCAGGCACCACCGGCACCTTCGCCACCAAGCAGGTCGGCACCGGCAAGACCGTCACCTTGACCGGCACCACCTACGGCGGCGCCGATGCCGGCAACTATACGTTCACCGACCAGAGCAGCACCACCGCAGCCATCACGGCCAAGGCGGCCACCCTCAGCGGCCTGACCGCCGCCGATAAAGTCTACGACGGGACGACGGCGGCCACGGTCGCGCACAGCGGCGCCAGCTTCAGCGGCCTCGTCGCCGGCGATACCGTCACGGCCTCAGGCACCACCGGCACCTTCGCCACCAAGCAGGTCGGCACCGGCAAGACCGTCACCTTGACCGGCACCACCTACGGCGGCGCCGATGCCGGCAACTACACGTTCACCGACCAGAGCAGCACCACCGCAGCCATCACGGCCAAGGCGGCCGCCCTCAGCGGCCTGACCGCCGCCGATAAAGTCTACGACGGGACGACGGCGGCCACGGTCGCACACAGCGGCGCCAGTTTCAGCGGCCTCGTCGCCGGCGATACCGTCACGGCCTCAGGCACCACCGGCACCTTCGCCACCAAGCAGGTCGGCACCGGCAAGACCGTCACCTTGACCGGCACCACCTACGGCGGCGCCGATGCCGGCAACTATACGTTCACCGACCAGAGCAGCACCACCGCAGCCATCACGGCCAAGGCGGCCACCCTCAGCGGCCTGACCGCCGCCGATAAAGTCTACGACGGGACGACGGCGGCCACGGTCGCGCACAGCGGCGCCAGCTTCAGCGGCCTCGTCGCCGGCGATACCGTCACGGCCTCAGGCACCACCGGCACCTTCGCCACCAAGCAGGTCGGCACCGGCAAGACCGTCACCTTGACCGGCACCACCTACGGCGGCGCCGATGCCGGCAACTATACGTTCACCGACCAGAGCAGCACCACCGCAGCCATCACGGCCAAGGCGGCCACCCTCAGCGGCCTGACCGCCGCCGATAAAGTCTACGACGGGACGACGGCGGCCACGGTCGCGCACAGCGGCGCCAGCTTCAGCGGCCTCGTCGCCGGCGATACCGTCACGGCCTCAGGCACCACCGGCACCTTCGCCACCAAGCAGGTCGGCACCGGCAAGACCGTCACCTTGACCGGCACCACCTACGGCGGCGCCGATGCCGGCAACTACACGTTCACCGACCAGAGCAGCACCACCGCAGCCATCACGGCCAAGGCGGCCGCCCTCAGCGGCCTGACCGCCGCCGATAAAGTCTACGACGGGACGACGGCGGCCACGGTCGCACACAGCGGCGCCAGTTTCAGCGGCCTCGTCGCCGGCGATACCGTCACGGCCTCAGGCACCACCGGCACCTTCGCCACCAAGCAGGTCGGCACCGGCAAGACCGTCACCTTGACCGGCACCACCTACGGCGGCGCCGATGCCGGCAACTATACGTTCACCGACCAGAGCAGCACCACCGCAGCCATCACGGCCAAGGCGGCCACCCTCAGCGGCCTGACCGCCGCCGATAAAGTCTACGACGGGACGACGGCGGCCACGGTCGCGCACAGCGGCGCCAGCTTCAGCGGCCTCGTCGCCGGCGATACCGTCACGGCCTCAGGCACCACCGGCACCTTCGCCACCAAGCAGGTCGGCACCGGCAAGACCGTCACCTTGACCGGCACCACCTACGGCGGCGCCGATGCCGGCAACTATACGTTCACCGACCAGAGCAGCACCACCGCAGCCATCACGGCCAAGGCACTCGCGATCGATCTGCAAGGGCAGGGAACCCGTGTCTATGATGGTACGACGACGATCCTCCTCAACAGTGTCACTCCGAGCCTTACGGGAGTGGTTAGCGGCGACACGGTCAACGTTGCCACCGGCAATGTCACTGGTTTTCTCGATAAGAATGCCGGCACAAACAAGGCGGTGATCTACAGCGGGTTCGGTCTCAGCGGAGCCGATGCGGGAAATTATGAACTCTCTACCGGCAGTGCGTCCTCGACCGCCTCGATCACTCCGAAAGCC
- a CDS encoding ShlB/FhaC/HecB family hemolysin secretion/activation protein, giving the protein MGRPQTIPDAGVLQQQPQQHIEQERRERLPAQAPSPAPVPPIHEPSPQAETVWVNDYRFEGNTLLTDEQLQSVVALYAGRRADLTLLREAAAAVADRYRKAEWIVRAYLPQQDVSDGHILIAIVEARVGEVALDDPPPTRVRPEHVLGPVQRSLTPGHYLNTTALDRGLLLAGDLAGVRVSGALEAGAQQAETNVHVTAANQRPVHGEFSVNNAGLRATGPIQGLANVRIESPFHRGDRLALTGLFSEGSQYGRVGYTRPVGYDGWQVGASASWLGYNLVAPEFASLNATGNAQSLGLEALYPVIRARNYNLQWLMNYDYRRFSNHAANVQQSNYQIHEGTVGMSGNWFEEVLGTPGVTSGSLSLVTGQVDQGNRQVGENPAVAGAFTKLRWYVSRQQQLIPWLSLFGSFLGQKSFSTMDSAERFYLGGPQNVRAFPVNEASGSTGWLATAEVRGQLPWGFDLTGFFDTGYVENSATIGPSYTLKGGGFSVSWHSPWGIALNATWAHRLGDNPNPTATGKDQDGSFMRDRVWLSASYAF; this is encoded by the coding sequence TTGGGTCGACCGCAAACCATTCCGGATGCGGGCGTTCTACAACAACAGCCACAACAGCACATCGAACAAGAACGACGGGAACGTCTCCCAGCCCAAGCTCCCAGTCCTGCTCCTGTTCCCCCCATACATGAACCGTCGCCTCAGGCCGAGACGGTGTGGGTGAACGATTATCGGTTTGAAGGCAATACGCTGCTGACCGATGAGCAGCTCCAGTCGGTGGTTGCGCTCTATGCCGGTCGCCGAGCCGATCTGACGCTGCTGCGGGAAGCGGCTGCCGCGGTGGCCGACCGTTACCGGAAGGCCGAGTGGATCGTACGAGCCTATCTTCCCCAGCAGGATGTGAGCGACGGGCACATTCTCATCGCGATCGTAGAGGCCAGGGTCGGAGAGGTGGCGCTCGACGATCCCCCACCCACCAGGGTCCGGCCCGAACATGTGCTGGGGCCAGTACAGCGCAGCCTGACACCTGGTCACTATCTGAACACCACGGCGCTTGATCGAGGATTACTCCTGGCCGGCGATCTGGCCGGCGTCCGTGTCTCAGGAGCCCTCGAAGCCGGCGCACAACAGGCAGAGACGAATGTGCACGTCACAGCAGCCAATCAACGGCCCGTTCACGGCGAGTTCTCCGTCAACAATGCCGGTCTACGCGCCACCGGCCCGATTCAGGGTCTGGCAAACGTGAGAATTGAGAGTCCGTTTCATCGGGGGGATCGACTGGCCCTCACCGGCCTGTTTTCTGAGGGGAGCCAGTACGGACGTGTCGGCTACACGCGTCCGGTGGGGTATGACGGATGGCAAGTCGGCGCCAGTGCGTCCTGGTTGGGCTACAACCTCGTCGCACCGGAATTCGCATCGTTGAATGCAACGGGCAATGCCCAGAGTCTGGGGCTCGAAGCCCTCTATCCCGTGATTCGAGCCCGCAACTACAATTTGCAATGGTTGATGAACTACGACTATCGACGGTTCTCCAACCATGCGGCGAACGTGCAGCAGTCGAACTACCAGATTCATGAAGGCACGGTCGGGATGAGCGGCAACTGGTTCGAAGAAGTCCTAGGAACGCCAGGGGTGACGTCCGGCAGCCTCAGTCTGGTTACCGGTCAGGTGGATCAGGGGAACCGCCAGGTTGGAGAAAATCCCGCAGTGGCCGGTGCCTTCACGAAATTGCGATGGTACGTCAGCCGGCAGCAACAACTCATTCCCTGGCTCTCCCTGTTCGGGTCGTTCCTTGGTCAAAAATCGTTCAGCACGATGGACTCGGCAGAACGATTCTATCTCGGTGGGCCACAAAACGTGCGGGCCTTTCCCGTCAACGAGGCGAGTGGGTCGACCGGCTGGCTGGCGACGGCCGAGGTGCGGGGGCAGCTGCCCTGGGGATTCGATCTCACCGGTTTTTTTGACACGGGCTACGTCGAGAACTCGGCGACCATCGGTCCAAGTTATACCTTGAAAGGTGGCGGCTTCTCCGTCAGTTGGCATAGTCCCTGGGGAATTGCGTTGAATGCAACCTGGGCGCATCGGCTGGGCGACAATCCGAACCCGACCGCGACCGGCAAAGATCAGGATGGCTCGTTCATGCGAGACCGTGTCTGGTTGTCCGCGAGTTATGCCTTTTAG